One part of the Paramormyrops kingsleyae isolate MSU_618 chromosome 2, PKINGS_0.4, whole genome shotgun sequence genome encodes these proteins:
- the LOC111858699 gene encoding spectrin alpha chain, non-erythrocytic 1 isoform X4, which produces MRSCRQSAAFTQDGKQIVLCIERGLCKADQMMDTSGTKVLETADDIQDRRQQVLDRYRRFKELSAQRRQKLEDSYRFQFFRRDADELEKWIQEKLQIASDESYKDPTNLQGKLQKHQAFEAEVQANSGAIVKLDETGNLMITEGHFAFEIIRTRLEELHRLWELLLLRTREKGERLLQAQKLVLYLRECEDALDWISDKEPIATSEELGQDLEHVEVLQKKFEGFQTDLAAHEERVNDVNQLAEKLVQEAHPEAALITRKKEEVNAAWKRLKDLAQQRQTKLFGSSEVQRFNRDVDETISWIREKEQLMASDDFGRDLASVQALLRKHEGLERDLAALEDKVNTLGTEAERLQQSHPQNATQIHLKRDELIANWEQIRTLAAERHAHLNDSYRLQRFTADFRDLTSWVTEMKALINADELANDVAGAEALLDRHQEHKGEIDAHEDSFKGTDEAGQALLNTGHYASEEVKEKLGVLAEEKESLLELWELRRQQYEQCMDLQLFYRDTEQVDNWMSKQEAFLLNEDLGDSLDSVEALLKKHEDFEKSLSAQEEKITALDEFATKLIQNNHYAKEDVATRRDALLSRRNALHERAQSRRAALEDSFHLQQFFRDSDELKSWINEKMKTATDEAYKDPSNLQGKVQKHQAFEAELSANQSRVDALHKSGQELLDARHYALDEVSARMGEVSAMWKRLLEATELKGIKLREANQQQQFNRNVEDIELWLYEVEGHLASDDYGKDLTGVQNLQKKHALLEADVAAHQDRIDGITIQARQFQEAGHFDADTIKRKQEALVARYEALKEPMAARKQKLADSLRLQQLFRDVEDEETWIREKEPIAASTNRGKDLIGVQNLLKKHQALQAEIAGHEPRIKAVSQKGQAMVEEGHFAGDEVKAKLAELSGKWEVLKGKASQRRQDLEDSLQAQQYFADANEAESWMREKEPIVGSPDYGKDEDSAEALLKKHEALMSDLSAYGSSIESLKEQAQACRQQVAPTDDETGKELVLALYDYQEKSPREVTMKKGDVLTLLNSTNKDWWKVEVNDRQGFVPAAYVKKLDPTQSSSRENLLDEQSSIAARQEQIENQYGALLELGEKRKNMLEKSCKKFMVFREASELQQWISEKESALTSEEVASDLEQVEVLQKKFDDFQKDLKANESRLRDINNVASELEAEGLMAEETPVLQAQQQEMLGAAPGKDHPDSKNVSPWKSMRLTVQTVASFNTIKELNERWRSLQKLAEERSNVLGSAHEVQRFHRDADETKEWIEEKNQALNTDNYGHDLASVQALQRKHEGFERDLAALGDKVNSLGETAERLIQSHPEAVDDIQEKCTELNAAWSSLVGRADQRKAKLGSSHDLQRFLSDFRDLMSWINGIRGLVSSDELAKDVTGAEALLERHQEHRTEIDARAGTFQAFEQFGQQLLARGHFASPEIQEKLEALDRERADLEKAWVQRRMMLDQCLELQLFNRDCEQAENWMAAREAFLASDDKGDSLDSVEALIKKHEDFDKAINVQEEKIAALQSFADQLIGADHYSKPEISARRNEVLDRWRRLKAKMIEKRSKLGESQTLQQFSRDVDEIEAWISEKLQTATDESYKDPTNIQLSKLLSKHQKHQAFEAELHANADRIRGVIDMGNSLIQRGACAGSEDAVKVRLSALDDQWQFLVNKSAEKSQKLKEANKQQNFNTGIKDFDFWLSEVEALLASEDYGKDLASVNNLLKKHQLLEADISAHEDRLKDLNGQADSLMASNAFDTSQVKDKRDAVNGRFGKIKSMAAGRRAKLNESHRLHQFFRDLDDEESWIKEKKLLVSSEDYGRDLTGVQNLRKKHKRLEAELGAHEPAIQSVLDTGKKLSDDNTIGQEEIQQRLAQFVEHWKELKDLAAARGQRLEESLEYQQFVANVEEEEAWINEKLNLVGSEDYGDTLAAVQGLLKKHEAFETDFTVHRDRVSDVCSNGDELISKNNHHVDNISAKMKALRGKVSELERAAAQRKTKLDENSAFLQFNWKADVVESWIGEKENSLKTDDYGRDLSSVQTLLTKQETFDAGLQAFQQEGITNITALKDQLLAAKHVQSRAIEARHAALMKRWNQLLANSADRKKKLLEAQKHFRKVEDLFLTFAKKASAFNSWFENAEEDLTDPVRCNSLEEIRALRDAHEAFRSSLSSAEADFSQLAELDRQIKSYQVMSNPYTWFTMEALEETWRNLQKIIKERELELQKEQRRQEENDKLRQEFAQHANAFHQWLQETRTYLLDGIAYRRVIHVYQYEVDDDLSGRSCMVEESGTLESQLEATKRKHQEIRAMRSQLKKIEDLGAAMEEALILDNKYTEHSTVGLAQQWDQLDQLGMRMQHNLEQQIQARNTTGVTEEALKEFSMMFKHFDKDKSGRLNHQEFKSCLRSLGYDLPMVEEGEPDPEFEAILDTVDPNRDGHVSLQEYMAFMISRETENVKSSEEIESAFRALSAENKPYVTKEELYQNLTKEQADYCISHMKPYMDSKGRELPSAFDFVEFTRSLFVN; this is translated from the exons ACCAGATGATGGACACTAGTGGGACCAAGGTGCTGGAGACGGCCGATGACATCCAGGACCGGCGGCAGCAGGTTCTGGACCGGTACCGGCGCTTCAAGGAGCTGTCGGCCCAGCGGCGGCAGAAGTTGGAGGATTCCTACCGTTTCCAGTTCTTCCGACGTGACGCCGACGAGCTGGAGAAGTGGATCCAGGAGAAGCTGCAGATCGCCTCTGATGAGAGCTACAAAGACCCCACCAACTTGCAG GGAAAGCTGCAGAAGCACCAGGCCTTCGAGGCAGAGGTGCAGGCGAACTCTGGAGCCATCGTCAAGCTGGACGAGACGGGCAACCTGATGATCACCGAGGGCCACTTTGCTTTCGAAATCATCCGG ACTCGCCTGGAGGAGCTGCACCGGCTGTGGGAGCTGCTCCTTCTGAGGACCCGGGAGAAGGGCGAGCGGCTTCTCCAGGCCCAGAAGCTGGTGCTGTACCTGCGGGAGTGTGAGGATGCACTGGACTGGATCAGCGACAAG GAGCCCATCGCCACCTCTGAGGAGCTGGGTCAAGACCTGGAGCATGTGGAGGTGCTGCAGAAGAAGTTTGAGGGGTTCCAGACGGACCTGGCGGCCCATGAGGAGCGTGTCAACGACGTGAACCAGCTGGCGGAGAAGTTGGTGCAGGAGGCGCACCCCGAGGCGGCACTGATCACACGGAAGAAGGAGGAGGTCAATGCCGCATGGAAGCGCCTCAAGGACCTGGCCCAGCAGCGGCAGACCAAGCTATTTGGGTCATCTGAGGTGCAGCGGTTCAACAG GGACGTGGACGAGACCATCAGCTGGATCAGGGAGAAGGAGCAGCTGATGGCGTCGGACGACTTTGGCCGCGACCTGGCGAGCGTGCAGGCCCTGCTGCGGAAGCACGAGGGCCTGGAGAGGGACCTGGCCGCCCTGGAGGACAAG GTGAACACCCTGGGTACAGAGGCGGAGCGGCTGCAGCAGAGCCACCCCCAGAACGCTACCCAGATCCATCTGAAGAGGGACGAGCTCATTGCCAACTGGGAGCAGATCCGCACCCTGGCAGCAGAGCGCCACGCCCACCTCAACGACTCCTACAG gctgcagcGCTTCACGGCGGATTTCCGCGACCTGACCAGCTGGGTGACGGAGATGAAAGCCCTGATTAATGCCGATGAGCTAGCCAATGACGTCGCCGGTGCTGAAGCCCTTCTGGACCGACATCAGGAACATAAG GGAGAAATCGATGCCCATGAGGACAGCTTCAAGGGGACGGACGAGGCTGGTCAGGCCCTCCTCAACACCGGGCACTACGCCTCCGAGGAAGTGAAAGAGAAg CTGGGAGTCCTGGCTGAGGAGAAGGAATCCCTCTTGGAGCTGTGGGAGCTGCGCAGGCAGCAGTACGAGCAGTGCATGGACCTGCAGCTCTTCTACAGGGACACCGAGCAGGTGGACAACTGGATGAGCAAGCAGGAG GCCTTCCTCCTGAACGAGGACCTGGGAGACTCGCTGGACAGTGTGGAGGCCCTGCTGAAGAAGCACGAGGACTTCGAGAAGTCGCTTAGCGCACAGGAGGAGAAAATAACT GCCTTGGATGAATTTGCTACCAAGTTGATCCAGAACAACCACTATGCCAAGGAGGACGTGGCCACCCGTAGGGACGCG CTGCTGAGCCGACGTAACGCCCTGCATGAGCGCGCTCAGTCCCGCCGGGCCGCTCTGGAGGACTCATTCCACCTGCAGCAGTTCTTCCGTGACTCGGACGAGCTGAAGAGCTGGATCAATGAGAAGATGAAGACCGCCACAGACGAGGCCTACAAG gACCCCTCAAACCTGCAGGGCAAAGTGCAGAAGCACCAGGCCTTCGAGGCGGAGCTCTCGGCTAATCAGAGCCGCGTGGACGCCCTGCACAAGTCCGGCCAGGAGCTGCTGGATGCCCGGCACTACGCCTTGGACGAGGTGTCGGCCCGCATGGGCGAGGTCAGCGCCATGTGGAAGCGGCTGCTGGAAGCTACCGAGCTGAAAG GCATCAAGCTCCGCGAGGccaaccagcagcagcagttCAACCGCAACGTGGAGGACATCGAGCTGTGGCTGTATGAGGTGGAGGGCCACCTGGCCTCCGACGACTACGGCAAGGACCTGACGGGCGTTCAGAACCTGCAGAAGAAGCACGCCCTGCTGGAAGCCGACGTGGCCGCCCACCAG GACCGCATAGACGGCATCACCATCCAGGCCCGGCAGTTCCAGGAGGCGGGCCACTTCGACGCCGACACCATCAAGCGGAAGCAGGAGGCGCTGGTGGCCCGCTACGAGGCGCTGAAGGAGCCCATGGCCGCACGCAAGCAGAAGCTGGCCGACTCGCTGCGCCTGCAGCAACTCTTCCGCGACGTGGAGGATGAGGAGACCTGGATCCGTGAGAAGGAGCCCATCGCCGCTTCCACCAACAGGG GGAAGGACTTGATTGGTGTGCAGAATCTTCTGAAGAAGCACCAGGCACTGCAGGCCGAGATCGCAGGCCACGAGCCTCGGATCAAGGCCGTCTCTCAGAAGGGCCAGGCCATGGTGGAAGAGG GTCACTTTGCCGGGGACGAGGTGAAGGCCAAGCTGGCGGAGTTGAGCGGGAAGTGGGAGGTGCTGAAGGGGAAGGCATCCCAGCGTCGCCAGGACCTGGAGGACTCACTGCAGGCACAGCAGTACTTTGCCGACGCCAACGAGGCTGAGTCATGGATGCGGGAGAAGGAGCCCATCGTGGGGAGCCCTGACTACGGCAAGGACGAGGACTCTGCCGAG gctctGTTGAAGAAGCACGAGGCCCTGATGTCTGACCTGAGTGCCTACGGTAGCAGCATCGAGTCCCTGAAGGAGCAGGCCCAGGCTTGCAGG CAACAAGTGGCTCCCACGGATGATGAGACGGGCAAGGAGCTGGTGCTGGCCCTCTACGACTACCAGGAGAAGAGCCCCCGCGAGGTCACCATGAAGAAGGGCGACGTCCTCACCCTGCTCAACAGCACCAACAAG GACTGGTGGAAGGTGGAAGTGAACGACCGGCAAGGCTTCGTGCCGGCCGCCTATGTGAAGAAGCTGGACCCCACGCAGTCCTCATCCCGCGAGAATCTCCTGGACGAGCAGAGCAGCATCGCAGCGCGGCAGGAGCAGATCGAGAACCA GTATGGTGCCCTGCTGGAGCTGGGCGAGAAGCGTAAGAACATGCTGGAGAAGAGCTGCAAGAAGTTCATGGTGTTCCGCGAGGCCAGCGAGCTGCAGCAATGGATCAGCGAGAAGGAGAGCGCCCTCACCAGCGAGGAGGTGGCCTCTGACCTGGAGCAGGTGGAGGTGCTGCAGAAGAAGTTTGATGACTTCCAGAAG GACCTGAAGGCCAACGAGTCACGCCTCCGCGACATCAACAACGTGGCATCGGAGCTGGAGGCCGAGGGGCTGATGGCCGAGGAGACGCCCGTCCTGCAGGCGCAG CAACAGGAGATGTTAGGTGCAGCTCCTGGAAAG GATCACCCTGATTCCAAAAATGTCTCCCCATGGAAG TCTATGCGTTTGACTGTACAAACGGTGGCTAGTTTTAACACCATCAAG GAACTGAACGAGCGCTGGAGGTCGCTGCAGAAGTTGGCTGAGGAGAGGAGCAACGTTCTGGGCAGCGCTCACGAGGTGCAGAGGTTCCACAG GGATGCCGACGAGACCAAGGAGTGGATCGAGGAGAAGAATCAGGCCCTGAACACCGACAATTACGGCCATGACCTGGCCAGCGTGCAGGCTCTCCAGCGCAAACACGAGGGCTTCGAGAGAGACCTGGCCGCTCTGGGAGACAAG GTGAACTCCCTGGGCGAGACGGCGGAGCGGCTGATCCAGTCACACCCAGAGGCAGTGGATGACATCCAGGAGAAGTGCACGGAGCTGAACGCGGCCTGGAGCAGCCTGGTGGGCCGAGCCGACCAGCGCAAGGCCAAGCTGGGCAGCTCCCACGACCTGCAGCGGTTCCTCAGCGATTTCAG GGACCTGATGTCCTGGATCAATGGGATTCGGGGGCTGGTGTCGTCGGATGAGCTAGCCAAGGACGTGACGGGAGCAGAGGCTCTGCTGGAGAGGCACCAG GAGCACCGCACAGAGATTGACGCCCGCGCCGGAACTTTCCAAGCCTTCGAACAGTTCGGCCAGCAGCTGCTGGCACGCGGCCACTTTGCCAGCCCTGAGATACAGGAGAAGCTGGAGGCATTGGATCGTGAGCGGGCCGACCTGGAGAAGGCCTGGGTGCAGAGGCGCATGATGCTGGACCAGTGCCTGGAGCTGCAG TTGTTCAACCGCGACTGCGAGCAGGCTGAGAACTGGATGGCAGCCCGCGAGGCCTTCCTGGCGAGCGATGACAAGGGCGACTCCCTGGACAGCGTGGAGGCGCTCATCAAGAAGCACGAGGACTTCGACAAGGCCATCAACGTGCAGGAGGAGAAGATCGCAGCCTTGCAGTCGTTCGCTGACCAGCTCATTGGGGCCGACCACTACTCCAAGCCAGAGATATCGGCTCGCCGGAATGAGGTCTTGGACAG GTGGCGCCGGCTGAAGGCCAAGATGATTGAAAAGCGCTCCAAGCTGGGCGAGTCGCAGACCCTGCAGCAGTTCAGCCGCGACGTGGATGAGATCGAGGCCTGGATCAGCGAGAAGCTGCAGACCGCCACCGACGAGTCCTACAAGGATCCCACCAACATCCAG CTGTCCAAACTGCTG AGCAAACACCAGAAGCACCAGGCCTTTGAGGCGGAGCTGCACGCCAACGCTGACCGCATCCGTGGGGTGATTGACATGGGCAACTCACTCATCCAGAGGGGGGCCTGTGCAGGGAGCGAGGACGCTGTCAAG GTGCGGCTCAGTGCCCTGGATGACCAGTGGCAGTTCCTGGTGAATAAGTCTGCAGAGAAGAGCCAGAAGCTGAAGGAGGCCAACAAGCAGCAGAACTTCAACACAGGCATCAAGGACTTTGACTTCTGGCTCTCTGAG GTGGAGGCTCTGCTTGCCTCTGAGGATTATGGGAAGGACTTGGCCTCTGTCAACAACCTGCTGAAAAAACACCAGCTTCTGGAGGCTGACATCTCTGCCCACGAG GACCGCCTGAAGGACCTGAATGGTCAGGCTGACAGCCTGATGGCCAGCAACGCATTTGACACCTCCCAGGTGAAGGACAAGCGTGACGCGGTCAACGGACGCTTCGGCAAGATCAAGAGCATGGCTGCTGGCCGCCGTGCCAAGCTCAATGAGTCGCATCGGCTGCACCAGTTCTTCAGGGACCTGGACGATGAGGAATCCTGGATCAA GGAGAAGAAGCTACTGGTAAGCTCTGAAGACTATGGCCGTGATCTGACAGGTGTGCAGAACCTGAGGAAGAAACACAAGAGGCTTGAGGCAGAGCTGGGTGCCCACGAGCCAGCCATACAG TCTGTGCTTGACACTGGTAAGAAGCTTTCGGACGACAACACCATTGGCCAGGAGGAGATACAGCAGAGGCTGGCTCAGTTTGTGGAGCACTGGAAGGAGCTGAAGGACCTGGCAGCTGCTCG AGGACAGAGGTTAGAGGAGTCGTTGGAGTATCAGCAGTTTGTGGCCAacgtggaggaggaagaggccTGGATCAATGAGAAGCTGAACTTGGTGGGAAGTGAAGATTATGGGGACACTTTGGCCGCTGTGCAG GGCTTGCTGAAGAAACATGAGGCATTTGAAACGGACTTCACCGTGCACAGGGACAGGGTGAGCGACGTGTGCTCCAACGGAGATGAGCTCATCAGCAAG AACAACCACCATGTGGACAACATCAGTGCCAAGATGAAGGCCCTGCGTGGTAAAGTGTCCGAGCTGGAGAGGGCGGCCGCCCAGAGGAAAACCAAGCTGGATGAGAACTCTGCCTTCCTGCAGTTCAACTGGAAGGCCGACGTGGTGGAGTCTTGGATCG GCGAGAAAGAGAACAGCCTGAAGACCGACGATTACGGCAGAGACCTCTCTTCCGTCCAGACGCTGCTAACTAAGCAG GAAACGTTCGACGCCGGGCTGCAGGCCTTCCAGCAGGAGGGCATCACCAACATCACGGCACTCAAGGACCAGCTGTTGGCGGCCAAGCATGTGCAGTCACGCGCCATCGAGGCCCGTCATGCAGCCCTCATGAAGCGCTGGAACCAGCTGCTCGCCAACTCGGCCGACCGCAAGAAGAAGCTGTTGGAGGCCCAGAAGCACTTCAGGAAG GTTGAGGACCTTTTCTTGACCTTTGCTAAGAAAGCCTCAGCCTTCAACAGCTGGTTCGAGAATGCAGAGGAGGACCTGACTGACCCAGTTCGCTGTAACTCCCTGGAGGAGATCCGGGCTCTCCGTGATGCCCATGAGGccttccgctcctcgctcagcTCCGCCGAGGCTGACTTCAGCCAGCTGGCTGAGCTGGACCGGCAGATCAAGAGCTACCAGGTGATGTCCAACCCCTATACCTGGTTCACCATGGAGGCTCTGGAAGAAACCTGGAGGAACCTGCAGAAGATCATCAAG GAGCGGGAGCTGGAGCTGCAGAAGGAGCAGCGGCGCCAGGAGGAGAATGACAAACTGCGGCAGGAGTTTGCGCAACACGCCAACGCCTTCCACCAGTGGCTGCAGGAGACCAG GACATATCTTCTGGATGG CATAGCCTATCGGCGGGTTATCCATGTCTATCAGTACGAAGTCGATGATGATCTTTCTGGaag GTCCTGCATGGTGGAGGAATCGGGGACCCTGGAATCCCAGCTGGAAGCAACTAAG CGCAAGCACCAGGAGATCCGGGCTATGCGCAGCCAGCTCAAGAAGATTGAGGACCTGGGGGCGGCCATGGAGGAGGCCCTGATCCTGGATAACAAGTACACAGAGCACAGCACGGTGGGGTTGGCGCAGCAGTGGGACCAGCTGGACCAGCTGGGTATGAGGATGCAGCACAACCTGGAGCAGCAGATCCAGGCCAG GAACACCACAGGTGTGACAGAGGAGGCCCTGAAGGAATTCAGCATGATGTTCAA GCATTTCGACAAGGACAAGTCGGGCCGTCTCAACCACCAGGAGTTCAAGTCCTGCCTGCGTTCCCTGGGCTACGACCTGCCCATGGTGGAGGAGGGGGAACCCGACCCGGAGTTCGAGGCCATCCTGGATACTGTCGACCCCAACAG GGATGGTCACGTGTCCCTGCAAGAGTACATGGCCTTTATGATCAGCCGGGAGACGGAGAACGTCAAGTCCAGCGAGGAGATCGAGAGTGCCTTCCGGGCCCTTAGTGCTGAGAACAAGCCCTACGTGACCAAGGAGGAACTGTACCAG AACCTGACCAAGGAACAGGCAGACTACTGCATCTCGCACATGAAGCCGTACATGGACAGCAAGGGCCGCGAGCTGCCCTCCGCCTTCGATTTTGTGGAGTTCACCCGCTCACTCTTCGTCAATTAG